Proteins from a single region of Lelliottia sp. JS-SCA-14:
- the rlmI gene encoding 23S rRNA (cytosine(1962)-C(5))-methyltransferase RlmI, whose product MSVRLVLAKGREKSLLRRHPWVFSGAVARMEGKASLGETIDIVDHQGKWLARGAYSPASQIRARVWSFDKDETIDIAFFTRRLQRAQEWRDWLAKRDGLDSYRLIAGESDGLPGVTIDRFGNFMVLQLLSAGAEYQRAALISALQTLYPECAIYDRSDVAVRKKEGMELTQGLVTGELPPALLPIEEHGMKLYVDIQGGHKTGYYLDQRDSRLATRQYVKNKRVLNCFSYTGGFAVSALMGGCSQVVSVDTSQEALDVAKQNVELNKLDLSKAEFVRDDVFKLLRKYRDQGETFDVIVMDPPKFVENKSQLMGACRGYKDINMLAIQLLNPGGILLTFSCSGLMTTDLFQKLIADAAVDAGRDVQFIEQFRQAADHPVIATYPEGLYLKGFACRVM is encoded by the coding sequence ATGAGTGTACGTTTAGTGTTAGCCAAAGGGCGCGAAAAATCATTACTGCGCCGCCATCCCTGGGTCTTTTCCGGCGCAGTTGCCCGCATGGAAGGGAAAGCCAGCCTCGGTGAAACCATCGATATCGTTGACCATCAGGGGAAATGGTTAGCTCGCGGCGCATACTCGCCTGCCTCCCAGATCCGCGCGCGCGTCTGGAGCTTCGATAAAGACGAAACCATCGACATCGCCTTCTTCACCCGCCGTTTACAGCGGGCGCAGGAGTGGCGTGACTGGCTGGCGAAACGCGACGGGCTGGACAGCTATCGTTTGATCGCCGGTGAGTCCGACGGTCTGCCGGGCGTGACCATCGACCGCTTCGGCAACTTCATGGTGCTTCAGTTGCTGAGCGCGGGCGCAGAATATCAGCGCGCGGCGTTAATCAGCGCGCTGCAAACCCTGTATCCGGAATGCGCCATTTACGATCGCAGCGACGTCGCGGTACGTAAAAAAGAGGGCATGGAGTTGACGCAAGGCCTGGTCACCGGCGAACTGCCGCCTGCCCTGCTGCCGATTGAAGAGCACGGCATGAAGCTGTACGTCGATATTCAGGGTGGCCACAAAACCGGCTATTACCTCGATCAGCGCGACAGCCGCCTGGCGACGCGTCAGTACGTGAAGAACAAACGCGTGCTGAACTGCTTCTCCTACACCGGCGGTTTTGCCGTTTCCGCGCTGATGGGCGGTTGCAGCCAGGTCGTCAGCGTCGATACCTCTCAGGAAGCGCTGGACGTGGCGAAACAGAACGTCGAGCTGAACAAGCTGGATCTGAGCAAAGCCGAATTTGTCCGCGACGACGTGTTCAAACTGCTGCGTAAATATCGCGACCAGGGCGAAACATTCGACGTGATCGTGATGGACCCGCCGAAGTTTGTCGAAAATAAAAGCCAGTTGATGGGCGCCTGCCGTGGCTATAAAGATATCAACATGCTCGCCATCCAGCTGCTCAATCCTGGCGGGATTTTGCTGACGTTCTCCTGCTCTGGCCTGATGACCACCGATTTATTTCAGAAACTGATCGCAGATGCCGCTGTAGATGCGGGCCGTGATGTACAATTTATAGAGCAGTTCCGTCAGGCGGCCGATCACCCGGTGATCGCTACCTATCCGGAAGGGCTGTATCTGAAAGGGTTTGCCTGTCGCGTCATGTAG
- a CDS encoding SDR family oxidoreductase, with translation MGRLTGKYTLITGGTSGIGLATAQEFIAEGAHVVVTGRNPETLAEAQRVLGDNAWVIAADAGDISAQQQLADTLSSRWPRLDAVFVNAGDVTHGLIEEWREEAWDRLMGINLKGPFFLVQALLPLLNNPSSVILCGSVSARIGLPTSSVYAASKAGLLSLARTLSAELLPRGIRVNGLSPGPVETPALNKLGLSAEAQKALQGDIASLVPLGRMGTPTELAKAAIYLASDESSYTVGIDLLVDGGTGSL, from the coding sequence ATGGGTCGTTTAACAGGTAAATATACGCTTATTACGGGTGGCACCAGCGGCATCGGTCTGGCGACGGCGCAGGAGTTTATCGCCGAAGGGGCGCATGTGGTTGTGACCGGACGTAACCCGGAAACCCTGGCCGAGGCGCAACGGGTGCTGGGCGATAACGCCTGGGTGATTGCCGCCGACGCGGGGGATATTTCTGCGCAGCAACAGCTGGCAGACACCCTCTCCTCACGCTGGCCGCGGCTGGATGCGGTGTTTGTCAACGCCGGAGATGTGACACACGGGCTTATCGAGGAGTGGCGCGAGGAAGCGTGGGATCGGCTGATGGGCATCAATCTCAAAGGCCCCTTCTTTTTGGTTCAGGCGCTGCTGCCGCTGCTGAACAACCCCTCGTCGGTGATTTTATGCGGCTCGGTGAGCGCGCGGATCGGCCTGCCCACCAGCAGCGTGTATGCCGCCAGCAAGGCGGGTCTGCTCTCCCTGGCGCGCACGCTTTCTGCGGAACTGTTGCCGCGTGGGATCCGCGTCAACGGCTTAAGCCCCGGCCCGGTAGAAACACCGGCGCTGAATAAACTGGGGCTGAGCGCAGAGGCGCAAAAGGCGCTGCAGGGCGATATCGCGAGCCTGGTCCCGCTCGGGCGCATGGGCACTCCGACGGAGCTGGCGAAGGCGGCGATCTATCTGGCGTCGGATGAGTCCAGCTATACGGTTGGGATCGATCTGCTGGTGGACGGTGGCACCGGGAGTTTGTAA
- the yccA gene encoding FtsH protease modulator YccA: protein MDRIIISSRDRTSLLSTHKVLRNTYFMLSLTLAFSAITATASTVLMLPSPGLILTLVGMYGLMFLTYKTADKPIGILSAFAFTGFLGYILGPMLNAYLSAGMGDLIGLALGGTALVFFCCSAYVLTTRKDMSFLGGMLMAGIVVVLLGMVANIFLQLPALHLAISAVFILISTGAILYETSNIIHGGETNYIRATVSLYVSLYNIFVSLLSILGFASRD from the coding sequence ATGGATCGTATTATTATTTCTTCACGCGACCGCACATCGCTACTCAGCACCCACAAAGTGCTGCGCAACACCTATTTCATGCTCAGCCTGACGCTGGCGTTTTCGGCGATCACCGCGACGGCCAGCACCGTGCTGATGCTGCCGTCTCCGGGTCTGATTCTGACGCTGGTCGGTATGTATGGTCTGATGTTCCTGACCTACAAAACCGCTGACAAACCGATTGGTATTTTGTCTGCGTTCGCCTTCACCGGCTTCCTGGGCTACATCCTGGGGCCAATGCTGAACGCTTACCTGTCTGCTGGCATGGGCGATCTCATCGGCCTGGCGCTGGGTGGTACGGCATTAGTGTTCTTCTGCTGCTCCGCTTACGTCCTGACGACGCGCAAAGATATGTCTTTCCTCGGCGGGATGCTGATGGCGGGTATCGTGGTAGTACTGCTCGGAATGGTGGCAAACATCTTCCTGCAGCTGCCTGCCCTGCACCTGGCGATTAGCGCGGTGTTCATCCTGATCTCCACCGGCGCGATCCTGTATGAGACCAGCAACATCATTCACGGCGGTGAAACGAACTACATCCGCGCTACCGTGAGCCTGTATGTGTCGCTGTACAACATCTTCGTCAGCCTGTTGAGCATCCTGGGCTTCGCCAGCCGCGATTAA
- the dgcJ gene encoding diguanylate cyclase DgcJ, which translates to MRNILGGLTRELTILSQRKYITATIFIIVCTTSIFATLISHEVRNLQNYMGYIAENGKSALFHEEFINQDIAFRLSRAFSKQAASGVNGEEKAKLLCEHIEKVGAISGFNLVARTIVNLEGTLQTRNPDCEAWSRDVPALPVVNQTETAASSKYTFSNYTGYTFNNTRYYIDLAHNYIYINHLVNTFDYAFSNWLVADKDGVNIVRSAHTITIDDNALEDLIHGENIVSHIYTDGYTRQNIISMITPVFLGGKIKGLLITDINIHDLATSFVTPDRPLLWKFLSLYVTDNTTGGNIIFHEPVVKSRDAINYQDDMTQYYTLHGKLDAIYVVIANIWLILLYVLTTWLLVRYARQQFIRQKSLSRDNVTDAMTGLYNRKVITGELNQKIQSLVERNIPVTVIAIDSDGLKRINDTLGHHMGDKAIQSLGLALTQSIRKSDYGIRLGGDEFCLILIDNNLARSRDVITRVQGYLQTIDTEKMVAFSWGSYQMHAGDTLEVAMLKADELLYQHKRSKYEDRQ; encoded by the coding sequence TTGCGAAATATCTTAGGTGGTCTTACAAGGGAGTTAACCATCTTGTCACAACGTAAATATATCACTGCAACGATATTTATTATTGTTTGCACAACGTCAATATTCGCCACCTTGATTTCACATGAAGTGAGAAATCTTCAAAATTATATGGGCTATATTGCCGAGAATGGCAAGTCAGCGCTTTTCCATGAAGAGTTCATCAATCAGGATATTGCCTTTCGCTTATCCCGCGCCTTCTCTAAACAGGCAGCCTCTGGTGTGAATGGCGAGGAAAAAGCCAAATTACTCTGCGAGCATATTGAAAAGGTCGGAGCCATTTCCGGGTTTAATCTGGTGGCAAGAACCATCGTTAACCTGGAGGGTACGCTTCAGACACGAAATCCCGACTGCGAAGCCTGGAGCCGCGATGTGCCTGCGCTGCCCGTGGTGAATCAAACCGAGACCGCGGCGTCATCGAAGTACACCTTTTCCAACTATACGGGCTATACCTTCAACAACACCCGCTATTACATCGACCTCGCGCACAACTATATTTACATCAACCATCTGGTGAATACCTTTGATTATGCGTTCAGCAACTGGCTGGTGGCCGATAAAGATGGCGTCAATATTGTCCGCAGCGCGCACACTATTACCATTGATGATAACGCGCTGGAGGACCTGATCCACGGTGAGAATATCGTCTCGCACATTTATACGGACGGCTATACCCGACAAAATATTATCAGCATGATTACGCCGGTATTTCTTGGCGGAAAAATCAAAGGACTGCTGATTACCGATATCAATATTCACGATCTGGCGACATCATTTGTCACCCCTGATCGCCCGTTATTGTGGAAATTCCTTTCCCTCTATGTCACCGATAATACGACGGGGGGGAATATTATCTTCCACGAGCCTGTAGTGAAATCGCGGGATGCGATTAACTATCAGGATGATATGACGCAGTATTACACCCTGCATGGAAAGCTCGATGCCATCTACGTGGTGATTGCGAATATCTGGCTGATTTTGCTTTACGTATTAACCACCTGGCTGCTGGTTCGCTACGCCCGCCAGCAGTTTATCCGTCAGAAATCGCTCTCGCGCGACAACGTGACCGATGCGATGACCGGGCTGTATAACCGCAAAGTGATTACCGGCGAACTGAACCAGAAAATTCAGTCTTTAGTGGAAAGAAATATTCCGGTCACGGTGATTGCCATCGACAGCGACGGGCTGAAAAGAATCAACGACACCTTAGGCCATCATATGGGCGATAAGGCGATCCAGTCTCTGGGACTCGCGCTGACGCAGTCGATCCGTAAGAGCGATTACGGGATCCGCCTCGGCGGCGACGAGTTCTGTTTGATTCTTATCGATAATAATCTGGCCCGTTCGCGGGATGTGATTACGCGCGTTCAGGGTTATCTCCAGACCATCGATACGGAAAAAATGGTGGCGTTCTCCTGGGGAAGTTACCAGATGCACGCTGGCGATACGCTGGAAGTGGCGATGCTGAAGGCGGATGAGCTGCTGTATCAGCATAAGCGCAGCAAATACGAAGACCGCCAGTGA
- a CDS encoding ABC transporter substrate-binding protein: MKSASRTHFTLSLLTAGILCASTTAWAASVPAGTQLAEKQELVRNNGSEPASLDPHKVESDVEFNIISDLFEGLVRVSPAGEIEPRLAEKWENKDNTVWTFHLRPGITWSDGSAITAQDIVWSWQRLVDPNTASPYASYPGNMHIVNAADIAQGKQKPDTLGVKAINDTTLEVTLTQPNAAFLAMLAHPSLVPVDKVLIGRFGDKWTKPEHFVSSGAYKLSQWVVNERIVAERNPRYWDNAHTVINKVTYLPITSEASDVNRYKAGEIDIVYTVPINQFAQLKKTLGSELDVSPQLATYYYEFNTTRPPFNDVRVRKALNMALDKDIIAEKVLGQGQRPAWLISQPDIGGVKLHAPEYASWPMDKRIAEAKKLLNEAGFNDSHPLSFNLLYNTSESHQRIAIAASSMWKKNLGVEAKLQNQEWKTMLDTMHTHNFDAVRYAWIADYDDAATFLNNFRTGDSENTSQYSNPAYDKALVDAAKAKTTEERGKYYQQAEDLLGQDVPAIPVYHYVRTHLIKPWVGGFTPDKLGYYFTKDMYIKKH; this comes from the coding sequence ATGAAATCAGCATCACGCACTCACTTTACACTCTCTTTACTGACGGCAGGGATCTTGTGCGCCAGCACAACGGCCTGGGCCGCCAGTGTGCCGGCAGGAACACAACTGGCAGAGAAGCAGGAACTGGTCAGGAATAACGGCAGTGAGCCGGCATCGCTCGATCCGCACAAAGTCGAAAGCGATGTCGAATTCAATATTATCAGTGATTTGTTCGAAGGGCTGGTTCGCGTATCGCCAGCGGGCGAGATAGAGCCGCGCCTCGCGGAGAAATGGGAGAACAAGGACAATACCGTCTGGACTTTCCACCTGCGCCCTGGCATCACCTGGAGTGACGGCTCTGCGATAACCGCTCAGGATATTGTCTGGAGCTGGCAGCGTCTGGTTGATCCCAACACCGCGTCGCCGTACGCCAGCTATCCAGGCAACATGCACATTGTCAATGCAGCCGATATCGCTCAAGGCAAACAGAAGCCGGACACGCTCGGCGTGAAGGCGATTAACGACACCACCCTCGAAGTGACGCTGACGCAGCCGAATGCGGCATTTCTCGCCATGCTGGCGCACCCGTCGCTGGTGCCGGTCGATAAAGTGCTGATTGGCCGCTTCGGCGATAAATGGACCAAGCCGGAACATTTTGTCAGCAGCGGGGCCTATAAACTCTCGCAGTGGGTCGTGAACGAGCGCATCGTGGCGGAGCGCAACCCGCGCTACTGGGATAACGCTCACACGGTGATTAACAAGGTGACTTATCTGCCGATCACCTCTGAGGCCTCGGACGTGAACCGCTACAAAGCGGGTGAGATCGATATCGTCTATACGGTGCCGATCAACCAGTTTGCGCAGCTGAAGAAAACCCTCGGCTCAGAGCTGGATGTCTCCCCGCAGCTCGCCACCTATTATTACGAATTCAACACCACCCGACCGCCGTTCAACGATGTGCGCGTGCGTAAGGCGCTGAACATGGCGCTGGATAAGGACATCATCGCCGAGAAAGTGTTAGGGCAGGGGCAACGCCCGGCGTGGTTAATCAGTCAGCCGGATATCGGTGGGGTGAAACTTCATGCGCCGGAATACGCCAGCTGGCCGATGGATAAACGCATCGCGGAAGCCAAAAAGCTGCTGAACGAAGCCGGATTCAACGACTCGCATCCGCTCAGTTTCAATCTGCTCTATAACACCTCGGAATCGCACCAGCGCATCGCCATTGCAGCGAGTTCGATGTGGAAGAAAAACCTCGGCGTGGAAGCGAAGCTGCAAAACCAGGAGTGGAAAACCATGCTCGATACCATGCATACGCATAACTTCGATGCCGTGCGCTACGCCTGGATTGCCGATTACGACGATGCCGCGACCTTCCTGAATAACTTCCGCACCGGCGACAGCGAAAACACCAGCCAGTACAGCAACCCGGCCTATGACAAAGCGCTGGTGGATGCGGCAAAAGCCAAAACCACCGAGGAGCGCGGCAAGTATTACCAGCAGGCAGAAGACCTGTTAGGCCAGGATGTGCCCGCCATTCCGGTGTATCACTACGTTCGCACGCATTTGATCAAGCCTTGGGTGGGTGGATTTACACCGGATAAACTGGGGTACTACTTCACGAAGGACATGTACATCAAAAAGCATTAA
- the hspQ gene encoding heat shock protein HspQ — MIASKYGIGQQVRHSLLGYLGVVVDIDPEYSLDEPSADELAVNAELRAAPWYHVVMEDDDGQPVHTYLAEAQLSSELQKEHPEQPSMDELAQTIRKQLQAPRLRN, encoded by the coding sequence ATGATTGCCAGCAAATACGGTATCGGCCAGCAGGTGCGCCACTCCCTGTTAGGGTATCTGGGGGTGGTGGTGGATATTGACCCGGAATACTCCCTTGATGAACCGTCAGCGGACGAGCTGGCGGTTAACGCCGAGCTTCGCGCTGCACCCTGGTACCATGTGGTCATGGAAGATGACGATGGTCAGCCGGTTCACACTTATCTTGCGGAGGCGCAGTTAAGCAGTGAACTGCAGAAGGAACATCCTGAGCAACCTTCCATGGACGAACTGGCCCAGACCATCCGCAAACAGCTCCAGGCTCCGCGCCTGCGGAACTAA
- the tusE gene encoding sulfurtransferase TusE → MLSFEGKEIETDNDGYLKESSQWSEGLAEVIAEKEAITLTPEHWEVVRFVRDFYLEFNTSPAIRMLVKAMANKFGEEKGNSRYLYRLFPKGPAKQATKIAGLPKPVKCI, encoded by the coding sequence ATGTTGAGCTTTGAAGGTAAAGAGATAGAGACCGATAACGACGGCTATCTGAAAGAGAGCAGCCAGTGGAGCGAAGGGCTTGCCGAGGTGATTGCCGAGAAAGAGGCGATTACCCTGACGCCAGAACACTGGGAAGTGGTGCGTTTTGTCCGCGACTTCTATCTGGAATTCAACACTTCCCCAGCCATCCGTATGCTGGTGAAAGCGATGGCCAATAAGTTTGGCGAAGAGAAAGGCAACAGCCGCTATCTGTATCGCCTGTTCCCGAAAGGCCCGGCCAAGCAGGCGACTAAAATCGCGGGACTGCCGAAGCCCGTGAAGTGCATTTAA
- a CDS encoding magnesium transporter, with protein sequence MSYTIHNSNPAFNDSAIAQYMNTDFIVLDASLCVALAREHFFAQLKDDDIPTHIFIEDNGRLAGMISVRTLLQEANTVQAVSALMVSQFLQVQPDDERAKVAALLSHAGVDVVPVVTHGKLVGCLTEREIAHLLEDDVTEDAQRQGATLPLERPYLETSAVQLWKKRAVWLLLLFVAEAYTSTVLQHFEDALESAIALAFFIPLLIGTGGNSGTQITSTLVRAMALGEVGLKDLGRVLRKEMTTSVMIAITLGLAGCVRAWMMGIGMDITLIVSLTLVCITLWSAIVSSVIPMVLKRCGIDPAVVSAPFIATFIDGTGLIIYFKIAQYTLGLE encoded by the coding sequence ATGTCTTACACCATCCATAATTCAAATCCTGCATTTAATGACAGCGCCATCGCGCAATATATGAATACGGATTTTATTGTCCTTGACGCGTCATTATGTGTCGCGCTAGCGCGTGAACATTTCTTCGCACAATTAAAAGATGACGATATTCCAACGCATATTTTTATTGAAGATAATGGTCGATTGGCCGGGATGATTTCGGTCAGAACGTTATTACAGGAAGCGAATACCGTTCAGGCCGTTAGCGCGCTGATGGTTTCTCAGTTTTTGCAGGTTCAGCCCGACGATGAGCGTGCAAAAGTGGCCGCCCTACTCAGCCATGCCGGTGTGGACGTGGTACCGGTTGTCACCCACGGGAAACTGGTGGGTTGTCTCACCGAACGTGAAATTGCTCATTTGCTGGAAGATGACGTGACGGAAGATGCGCAGCGCCAGGGGGCTACGCTGCCTCTGGAGCGGCCTTACCTCGAGACCAGCGCTGTGCAGCTTTGGAAAAAACGTGCCGTCTGGCTGCTGCTGCTGTTCGTCGCAGAGGCCTACACCAGCACCGTGCTTCAGCATTTTGAAGATGCGCTTGAATCCGCTATCGCACTGGCGTTCTTTATTCCATTGCTCATTGGCACCGGCGGCAACAGCGGCACGCAGATTACCTCAACGCTGGTCCGCGCGATGGCGCTGGGTGAAGTTGGCCTGAAAGATCTGGGGCGCGTGCTGCGTAAAGAGATGACCACCTCGGTGATGATTGCCATTACGCTCGGGCTGGCAGGCTGTGTGAGGGCCTGGATGATGGGTATTGGAATGGACATTACGCTTATCGTCAGCCTGACGCTGGTGTGCATTACCCTGTGGAGCGCCATTGTCTCGTCAGTGATCCCGATGGTGCTTAAACGCTGTGGCATCGACCCTGCCGTGGTATCCGCGCCGTTTATCGCCACCTTTATCGACGGAACAGGCCTGATTATCTATTTCAAGATTGCACAGTACACGCTGGGTCTGGAGTGA
- a CDS encoding DedA family protein, which produces MEWLNNLLNHFAHYPTQLFALLAVMAFCKSTVFVSSILPPASLMLLGGITLSQATLSPVLAWLAVTTGAMGGSVLNYHLGQLMGNTRMMMRLSAKHADRFLRVQHQLEKNSVAVLFTARFLAVLRYIVPLAAGMLSVNAGKVYAVSLLSATVWAALYVGAATGISAL; this is translated from the coding sequence ATGGAATGGCTCAATAATCTGCTTAATCATTTTGCACACTATCCGACGCAGCTGTTCGCCTTGCTGGCGGTCATGGCGTTCTGCAAATCAACGGTTTTCGTCTCCTCCATTTTGCCGCCTGCCTCGCTGATGTTGCTGGGTGGGATTACCCTGAGTCAGGCAACGCTTTCGCCTGTGCTGGCCTGGCTTGCCGTAACGACGGGCGCGATGGGCGGCTCCGTGTTGAATTACCATTTGGGGCAGCTCATGGGCAATACGCGGATGATGATGCGCCTGAGTGCAAAACACGCCGATCGCTTTTTACGCGTCCAGCATCAGTTAGAGAAAAACAGCGTGGCGGTGTTGTTCACTGCCCGTTTTCTGGCGGTGCTGCGCTACATCGTCCCGCTGGCGGCGGGGATGCTGAGCGTGAATGCAGGGAAGGTTTACGCGGTGAGTCTGCTCTCTGCCACCGTCTGGGCGGCGCTGTATGTCGGCGCGGCGACCGGCATCAGCGCCTTGTAA
- a CDS encoding CoA-binding protein: MAYTLKKARRNTKKENEIIAILTSTRTIALVGASDKPDRPGYRVMKYLLDQGYHVIPVSPKVAGKTLLGQQGYATLADVPEKVDMVDVFRNSEAAWGVAQEAIAIGAKTLWMQLGVINEQAAVLARDAGLNVVMDRCPAIDIPRLGLAK; the protein is encoded by the coding sequence TTGGCGTACACTTTAAAAAAAGCCAGGAGAAACACCAAGAAAGAGAACGAGATTATCGCCATTCTGACCTCGACCCGTACCATCGCGCTGGTGGGCGCGAGTGATAAACCCGATCGTCCCGGCTATCGCGTAATGAAATATCTTCTCGACCAGGGCTATCACGTGATCCCGGTTTCACCGAAGGTGGCGGGTAAAACGCTGCTGGGGCAACAGGGCTACGCAACGCTTGCCGATGTGCCTGAGAAAGTCGACATGGTGGATGTGTTCCGTAACTCAGAGGCGGCCTGGGGCGTGGCGCAAGAGGCGATAGCGATTGGGGCGAAAACCCTGTGGATGCAGCTTGGCGTGATTAACGAACAGGCGGCCGTTCTGGCGCGCGATGCCGGGTTAAACGTGGTGATGGATCGCTGTCCGGCGATTGATATCCCGCGACTGGGTCTGGCGAAGTAA
- a CDS encoding helix-turn-helix domain-containing protein — protein sequence MAERLETTCEKNSATESCPMTQFVNLISGKWAIPILYRLIVLNAPVRFGDLLRAAAPITQKELTKQLRLFEQRGLVSRTIYPEIPPRVEYQITDLGLTLQGALSPLAAWMQEYGDQLER from the coding sequence ATGGCGGAAAGACTCGAAACCACCTGTGAAAAAAATTCTGCGACCGAATCCTGCCCGATGACGCAGTTTGTCAATCTGATCTCGGGCAAATGGGCGATCCCGATCCTGTACCGGCTGATCGTCCTCAACGCCCCGGTGCGCTTTGGCGATCTGCTCCGCGCCGCGGCACCCATTACCCAGAAAGAACTGACCAAACAGCTGCGCTTATTTGAACAGCGCGGACTGGTCTCGCGCACGATCTATCCGGAGATCCCGCCGCGCGTGGAATATCAGATAACGGATTTAGGACTGACGCTACAGGGTGCGCTCTCCCCGCTGGCCGCCTGGATGCAAGAGTACGGCGACCAGCTGGAGCGGTAG
- the yccX gene encoding acylphosphatase: protein MSKVCTIAWVHGTVQGVGFRYSTQREALQLGLTGYARNRDDGSVEVVACGDAEQVEKLVAWLKAGGPRSARVEKVLTEPHQPGREYVNFGIRY, encoded by the coding sequence ATGTCAAAAGTCTGCACAATCGCCTGGGTTCACGGCACCGTTCAGGGCGTCGGGTTTCGCTACAGTACGCAGCGCGAAGCGTTACAGCTCGGGCTGACGGGCTACGCGCGTAACAGGGATGACGGCAGCGTCGAGGTGGTGGCCTGCGGCGACGCTGAACAGGTCGAAAAACTGGTCGCCTGGCTGAAAGCGGGTGGGCCACGTAGCGCGCGGGTTGAAAAGGTCTTAACCGAACCGCATCAACCCGGCCGCGAATATGTGAATTTCGGTATTCGCTATTAA
- a CDS encoding ParB-like protein, translated as MKVSSPGELYVQATTFTPEGTILLIIPGVQCCYLSSHSHLMSGKSSMKKWLLLAAILSPQAFAAAPCTPDTAPGDLCEVAIDQLRPTQAGIGQLQVDEEQKKLADKSAKKLEKYAVKKEIPVVISPQGEYWLVDRHHLTRTLWQLGVKKTTVKVIAHLQDKATFWPQMEKNHWVWLKNEKGQSITPEQLPKRIADLPDYPYRSLAGLLQDEGYFDKKKQVYFVEFAWASWLGEKMGWQSVNAGNLKERLTQAKTLACEPDAKTLPGYPGEKCLGSAM; from the coding sequence ATGAAAGTGTCTTCGCCGGGTGAACTGTATGTGCAGGCCACAACTTTCACGCCGGAAGGGACAATCCTGTTGATTATTCCGGGTGTTCAATGCTGTTATCTCTCCAGCCACTCACACCTTATGTCAGGAAAATCATCAATGAAAAAATGGCTTTTGCTCGCGGCGATACTCAGCCCACAAGCTTTCGCGGCTGCACCTTGTACACCAGACACCGCTCCCGGGGATTTATGTGAGGTGGCTATCGACCAGCTACGGCCCACTCAGGCGGGCATTGGTCAGCTGCAAGTGGATGAAGAGCAGAAAAAACTTGCGGATAAGAGCGCCAAAAAGCTCGAAAAGTACGCTGTTAAAAAAGAGATCCCGGTGGTGATATCTCCGCAGGGCGAGTACTGGCTGGTCGACAGGCACCATCTCACTCGCACCCTATGGCAACTGGGCGTGAAAAAGACCACGGTCAAAGTCATCGCGCATCTGCAGGATAAAGCCACCTTCTGGCCGCAGATGGAGAAAAACCACTGGGTGTGGCTGAAAAACGAAAAGGGGCAATCCATCACGCCGGAGCAACTGCCGAAGCGTATCGCCGATCTGCCTGATTATCCTTATCGTTCGCTTGCGGGCCTGTTGCAGGACGAAGGCTATTTTGACAAGAAAAAGCAGGTCTATTTTGTTGAGTTTGCCTGGGCTAGTTGGCTCGGGGAAAAGATGGGCTGGCAGTCCGTCAATGCTGGCAATCTGAAGGAGCGGCTAACCCAGGCAAAGACGCTTGCTTGTGAGCCGGATGCTAAAACGTTGCCTGGCTATCCCGGTGAGAAGTGTTTGGGCTCGGCAATGTGA